The Tolypothrix sp. PCC 7712 region CTGGAGAGAAATTGACACCCTACAACGTCAACTCAATGAACTTTTTGAAGAAACTAGAGTTCCATCTGCTGGAGTTGAAAGAGGCGGAGTTAGAATTCCTGCGGCTGAATTACAAGAAACTGAAAATGCGATTCTGCTGAAGCTAGAACTTCCAGGCATGGAAGCTAAAGACCTGGATGTGCAAGTAACAGAAAAAGCTGTTTACATTAGCGGTGAACGCAAGCAAGAAACTAAAACTGAAGAAAAAGGCACTACCAGAAGTGAATTTTACTATGGTAAATTCCAACGTTTAATTCCTCTACCTGCAAGAGTGCAAAACACCAGCGTTACCGCAGATTATAAAAATGGAATTTTGCATTTAACACTGCCCAAAGTAGAAGCAGAAAAAACTAAAGTCGTCAAAATCAACTTAGACCAAGTATCTGCGTAAATCTAATTCCAACGAATGCACAGTTTTAATGTCTTTGCGCGGTTAGTGATGTAATTTAAATCTAAGCTCAGTTGTATTTAGACAACTGAGCTTTTTTTATAGGCGATGTTTAGTGTTTGGTGTTTGGTGTTTGTTCTCCATTCCCCATTACCCATTACCCATTCCCCAGTCCCCAGTCCCCAGTCCCCATTCCCCCTTATCCCCAGAGGGGGCCCCGAGTTCCCCATTCCCCATTCCCCCTTATCCCCAGAGGGGGCCCCGAGTTCCCCATTCCAATGTCTAACTTGTTGCGGATGACAAGCATGGCTGAAAATTGTTGCAATAAAGCTAGTTTTGCCCAGCAGTAATCATGACAAACCGCGTTTTAATTTTGGGAGGGAGGGGGAGAATTGGTAGCAGTGTTGCTCAAGATATCGCCACCCACACCCAAGCAAAAATTACAATTACCGGACGTTCGCCAGGAAATGAGGGGGATGTAGACGCGAGGTGGCTAACTACCAAACAGGACTGGAATCTGGGGACAGAGGTAGAGTTTTTGGTGTTGGACTTAGCGGAAGTTGATAGACTGCAAGAAGCGATCGCAAATTCCGATTTAGTTATCCATTGTGCTGGCCCCTTTCACTACCGAGATACTCAGGTTCTGGAAATTTGCATAGAAAAAGGTGTCAACTATTTAGATGTCAGCGACCATCGGTCTTATACTAGTAAAGCTTTAAATTTGGATAAACAGGCTGCGGCTGCTA contains the following coding sequences:
- a CDS encoding Hsp20/alpha crystallin family protein codes for the protein MTVVRWNPWREIDTLQRQLNELFEETRVPSAGVERGGVRIPAAELQETENAILLKLELPGMEAKDLDVQVTEKAVYISGERKQETKTEEKGTTRSEFYYGKFQRLIPLPARVQNTSVTADYKNGILHLTLPKVEAEKTKVVKINLDQVSA